The following are from one region of the Archangium lipolyticum genome:
- a CDS encoding LysR family transcriptional regulator: MDWDDLRIVLAVTRHGSLSAAARALGTTQPTVSRRLDGFERRIGVKLFERGANGLSPTPLCAALVEGLDRMEEGSLAVERRIAARDSGLQGEITVTSIGWFGDYVVAPLLAKFGGQHKLVTLELINEARRFNLSRRDADVAFRFGSFEQEDLVERKVADVAYGLYASAGYLKKHGPPDFSTGCAGHAVVTLQAGPDWAPGRWLRALAPEARAILRTNSVRSQLAVVEAGEAFASLPRALVDRRPMLQRLETPRPGPVMPVRLGVHADLRETPRIRAFIDFAVRELELRSAELNPV, translated from the coding sequence ATGGATTGGGATGACTTGAGGATCGTGCTCGCCGTGACCCGGCATGGCTCCCTGAGCGCGGCCGCGCGGGCCTTGGGGACGACCCAGCCGACCGTCAGCCGCCGGCTCGATGGTTTCGAGCGCCGCATCGGCGTCAAGTTGTTCGAGCGCGGAGCGAATGGGCTCTCTCCAACCCCGCTCTGCGCGGCCCTCGTCGAAGGGCTCGACCGCATGGAGGAGGGCTCCCTGGCCGTCGAGCGTAGGATCGCCGCGCGCGATTCGGGCCTGCAGGGGGAGATCACCGTCACCAGCATCGGTTGGTTCGGGGACTATGTGGTGGCACCGCTCCTGGCGAAGTTTGGCGGGCAGCACAAGCTGGTGACCCTCGAGCTCATCAACGAAGCGCGCCGCTTCAATCTGTCCCGCCGCGATGCGGATGTCGCCTTCCGCTTCGGGTCGTTCGAACAGGAGGACCTCGTCGAGCGCAAGGTCGCCGATGTGGCGTATGGCCTCTACGCCTCGGCCGGGTATTTGAAGAAACACGGCCCTCCGGACTTCTCGACGGGTTGCGCCGGCCATGCGGTCGTCACCCTTCAGGCAGGGCCCGACTGGGCACCGGGCCGGTGGCTGCGGGCGCTCGCGCCCGAGGCCCGGGCGATTCTGCGAACGAACAGCGTCCGATCGCAGCTCGCGGTCGTCGAAGCAGGCGAAGCGTTCGCGTCCTTGCCTCGCGCGTTGGTGGACCGCAGGCCCATGCTCCAGCGCCTCGAAACGCCTCGGCCTGGACCGGTCATGCCGGTCCGGTTGGGGGTCCACGCCGATCTCCGGGAGACACCCCGGATCCGTGCCTTCATCGACTTCGCCGTGCGCGAGCTGGAACTGCGTTCCGCCGAGCTGAACCCGGTCTGA
- a CDS encoding replication-associated recombination protein A translates to MTAGPDLFAASVDVNRFAPLAERMRPRTPDEFIGQSHLLGPGAPLRQLIERKALVSSLFWGPPGVGKTTLARMLAAGVDAEFVILSAVSDGIPRIREVVAEAERLRNQYHRRTVVFVDEIHRWAKNVQEQALPHVESGLLLLLGATTENVSFEVRPALISRCRVFQLRELTPADIRTALSRALTDEKRGLGARRLTASDEALTVLAEGSGGDVRKALGALELAAQLTADGAEITREIAVQGIGTRLSRHDKDGDQHFDLLSALQKSCRGSNAQGAIFWAARLLQAGDDVALWRRLKVIAVEDVGLAMPEAINIVRSCEESYYSVGMPEGRIFVAHATLTLATAKKSNRAYQAMDAALAAVEAHPNAAPPLHLRNAPTELMKELGYKQGYQPPWNYKDHYAPGQTYLPEPLERSIFYRPSKEGHEAEIHERMSHWWREDKASRGE, encoded by the coding sequence ATGACCGCAGGACCCGACCTGTTCGCCGCTTCCGTCGATGTGAACCGCTTCGCGCCGCTCGCCGAGCGTATGCGCCCGCGCACACCCGATGAGTTCATCGGGCAGTCCCACCTGCTCGGCCCTGGCGCCCCCTTGCGCCAGCTCATCGAGCGCAAGGCGCTCGTCTCCTCCCTGTTCTGGGGACCTCCGGGCGTGGGGAAGACCACGCTCGCGCGCATGCTGGCGGCGGGCGTCGACGCGGAGTTCGTCATCCTCTCGGCGGTGTCCGATGGCATCCCCCGCATCCGGGAGGTGGTGGCCGAGGCCGAGCGCCTGCGCAACCAGTACCACCGGCGGACGGTCGTCTTCGTGGATGAGATCCACCGCTGGGCGAAGAACGTCCAGGAGCAGGCCCTGCCCCACGTCGAGAGCGGTCTTCTGCTCCTCCTCGGGGCGACGACCGAGAACGTCAGCTTCGAGGTGAGGCCCGCCCTCATCAGCAGGTGCCGCGTCTTCCAGCTGCGCGAGCTCACCCCCGCGGACATCCGGACCGCGCTCTCGCGTGCGCTCACCGATGAGAAGCGGGGGCTCGGCGCCCGGCGGCTGACGGCGAGCGACGAGGCGCTCACCGTGCTGGCGGAGGGAAGCGGGGGCGACGTGCGCAAGGCGCTGGGGGCGCTGGAGCTGGCGGCCCAGCTCACCGCCGATGGCGCGGAGATCACACGGGAGATCGCCGTCCAGGGGATCGGCACACGCCTGTCGAGGCACGACAAGGATGGGGATCAGCACTTCGACCTCCTGAGCGCCCTCCAGAAGTCGTGCAGGGGGTCCAACGCCCAGGGGGCCATCTTCTGGGCGGCGAGGCTGCTCCAGGCGGGGGATGACGTGGCGCTGTGGCGCCGGCTCAAGGTGATCGCCGTGGAGGACGTGGGGCTGGCGATGCCCGAGGCCATCAACATCGTACGCTCGTGCGAGGAGAGCTACTACTCCGTGGGAATGCCGGAGGGGCGCATCTTCGTCGCCCATGCCACCCTCACCCTGGCCACGGCGAAGAAGAGCAACCGGGCCTATCAGGCCATGGATGCGGCGCTGGCCGCGGTGGAAGCCCACCCCAACGCGGCCCCACCGCTCCACCTGCGCAACGCCCCCACCGAGCTCATGAAGGAGCTGGGGTACAAGCAGGGCTACCAGCCGCCGTGGAACTACAAGGACCACTACGCGCCCGGGCAAACGTACCTGCCCGAGCCGCTGGAGCGCTCCATCTTCTACCGACCCAGCAAGGAGGGCCACGAGGCGGAGATCCACGAGCGGATGAGCCACTGGTGGCGCGAGGACAAGGCGTCCCGGGGGGAGTGA
- a CDS encoding NUDIX hydrolase, protein MSGGRAWQGNVKARLYERVRERGYDSLTAFAEARPAVPLYLLAEELGNDDVAAVQVLSGLLAEAEQSKRVTRFVRDVLVRELSESLPNGWPAVLDDENRGEVALALGTWTAYTPTTHEERVRRAGDALLAAPPPPGWRPMGPDDELLLTLLPDEEV, encoded by the coding sequence ATGAGCGGCGGACGTGCCTGGCAGGGCAACGTGAAGGCGCGCCTGTATGAGCGGGTCCGCGAGCGCGGCTATGATTCGCTCACCGCCTTCGCCGAGGCGCGCCCTGCCGTCCCTTTGTATTTGCTGGCCGAGGAACTGGGCAATGACGACGTTGCCGCCGTGCAGGTGTTGAGCGGGTTGCTCGCTGAGGCCGAGCAGAGCAAACGGGTCACGCGCTTTGTGCGCGACGTGCTCGTGCGCGAACTGTCCGAGAGTCTCCCGAACGGCTGGCCGGCCGTTCTGGACGATGAAAATCGTGGAGAGGTTGCCTTGGCGCTCGGCACGTGGACTGCCTATACCCCAACAACCCATGAGGAGCGCGTAAGGAGGGCTGGCGACGCGCTCCTCGCCGCGCCACCGCCCCCCGGCTGGCGCCCCATGGGGCCCGACGACGAGTTGCTGCTCACGCTTCTGCCCGACGAGGAGGTCTAG
- a CDS encoding NUDIX hydrolase — translation MSEDRSWEGNWKVRLYERVRERGYDSLTAFAEARPTASLVTLAEELGPDDVAGVQVFSGLVAEAERNHQVTRLVRGQLVRELCACLPNGWPAVLDDANRFKVAKALGLWSSFTPTTHEERVRRVGDALLATPPPPGWRPLGPDDELLLTLLPDEEA, via the coding sequence ATGAGCGAGGACCGTTCCTGGGAGGGCAATTGGAAAGTCCGTTTGTACGAGCGGGTTCGCGAGCGCGGCTACGATTCGCTCACCGCCTTCGCCGAGGCGCGCCCTACCGCTTCGCTGGTGACACTGGCCGAGGAGCTTGGTCCGGACGATGTCGCCGGCGTGCAGGTATTCAGTGGACTGGTGGCTGAAGCGGAGCGGAACCATCAGGTCACACGCCTGGTGCGCGGACAACTCGTGCGAGAACTGTGCGCGTGTCTCCCAAACGGCTGGCCGGCTGTCCTTGACGACGCAAACCGTTTCAAGGTCGCCAAAGCACTCGGGTTGTGGAGTTCCTTTACCCCAACAACCCATGAGGAGCGTGTGAGGAGGGTTGGCGACGCGCTCCTCGCCACGCCACCGCCCCCCGGTTGGCGCCCCCTTGGACCCGACGACGAGTTGCTGCTCACGCTTTTGCCTGATGAGGAAGCTTGA
- a CDS encoding TIGR02269 family lipoprotein has protein sequence MTATLLVLLLLSQSDSAERETRQRAVSAQLAFRGALREVSGSTRRISGELARLKASSRGLASGNGVFLRYADYGVTQLRWMEAQLAAATRLANAASEVEDPDMQLALLRVAGPRLEAAMVGSLLLAVWLDFLNLADVALRQQLHPVETLFADMWRRQEMLEPTMTALSSREHGQVEAAAQDVPPLVGHLTSEFAATVERMRVAAENLQKVLLLKEAIETVTMLSTMRLSLPSMHPSAPTLVGIGLAVGGDGVMMGTRIVVSAEWVELVRHLVRAGVLSLPVVSAAVRIQAGQAMLARAHGELPRGVREALGDGPKVRAMHETGKAGAGMSEPPRHHVLPKEFREWFEKRGFTGEMDVDQFCVKLERAHHEAIHGGGNWKLGRTWPGEWNRMIMKALQDAELRLGRLLTRNEVLDIVAERMKVYKIPMNFTPWGGQ, from the coding sequence ATGACGGCCACGCTGCTGGTGTTGCTGCTGCTCTCCCAGTCGGACAGCGCTGAACGGGAGACGCGGCAGAGGGCCGTCTCGGCCCAGTTGGCGTTTCGCGGTGCCCTTCGCGAAGTGTCCGGCTCCACCCGCCGCATTTCCGGCGAGCTCGCCCGGCTCAAGGCCAGTAGCCGGGGCCTCGCCAGCGGCAACGGTGTCTTCCTCCGCTACGCCGACTACGGCGTCACGCAACTGCGGTGGATGGAGGCCCAGCTCGCCGCCGCCACCCGGCTGGCCAACGCTGCTTCGGAGGTGGAGGACCCGGACATGCAGCTCGCCCTGTTGCGCGTGGCCGGCCCGCGACTGGAAGCCGCCATGGTGGGCTCGCTCCTACTCGCCGTCTGGCTCGACTTCCTCAACCTCGCCGACGTCGCGCTCAGGCAACAGCTCCACCCCGTGGAGACGCTCTTCGCGGACATGTGGCGCAGGCAGGAGATGCTCGAGCCCACCATGACAGCGCTCTCCTCTCGGGAGCACGGACAGGTGGAGGCCGCGGCACAAGACGTGCCCCCGCTGGTAGGCCATCTCACGAGCGAATTCGCGGCCACCGTGGAGAGAATGCGCGTGGCGGCGGAGAACCTCCAGAAGGTGCTGCTGCTCAAGGAAGCCATCGAGACCGTCACCATGCTGTCGACGATGAGGCTCTCGCTACCCTCGATGCATCCATCCGCTCCCACCCTGGTTGGCATCGGCCTGGCGGTAGGCGGCGACGGCGTGATGATGGGCACGCGGATCGTCGTGTCCGCCGAGTGGGTGGAACTGGTGCGCCACCTGGTGCGCGCGGGCGTCCTCTCTCTGCCCGTCGTCAGCGCCGCCGTGCGGATTCAGGCAGGACAGGCGATGCTGGCGCGGGCACACGGCGAACTGCCGCGGGGTGTGCGCGAGGCGCTTGGAGATGGGCCCAAGGTGAGGGCCATGCACGAGACGGGTAAAGCAGGGGCTGGCATGTCCGAGCCACCGCGGCACCACGTCCTGCCCAAGGAGTTCCGCGAGTGGTTCGAGAAGCGAGGCTTCACCGGCGAGATGGACGTTGACCAGTTCTGCGTCAAGCTGGAGCGGGCGCACCACGAGGCCATTCACGGCGGTGGGAACTGGAAGCTGGGACGCACATGGCCGGGTGAATGGAACCGGATGATCATGAAGGCGCTCCAGGACGCTGAGCTCAGGCTAGGTCGACTGTTGACGCGGAACGAGGTGCTGGACATCGTCGCGGAGCGTATGAAGGTGTACAAGATCCCGATGAATTTCACGCCCTGGGGTGGACAATGA
- a CDS encoding response regulator transcription factor, which yields MTERASILVVDDDPHLREVVGFALGQAGFHVEQASNGRAGLEQVRRSVPALIVLDIMMPEMDGLEMCREVRRSHEIPIVFLSSRDDEVDRILGLELGGDDYLTKPFSPRELVARVKAVLRRARAPASPVAPASASQVLRRGPLRLDLDLWRAYWNEREVVLTVTEFHLLAALLRAPGKAFTRDELMTRVYEDVVVSDRTIDSHVRHIRQKFAAAGGEVIQTVHGLGYRLAIP from the coding sequence GTGACCGAACGAGCCTCCATCCTGGTCGTCGATGATGATCCGCACCTGCGCGAGGTGGTGGGCTTCGCGCTCGGGCAGGCGGGCTTCCATGTGGAGCAGGCCTCCAACGGGCGCGCGGGGCTGGAGCAGGTGCGCCGCTCCGTGCCCGCGTTGATCGTCCTGGACATCATGATGCCCGAGATGGACGGGCTGGAGATGTGCCGCGAGGTACGCCGCTCCCACGAGATCCCCATCGTGTTCCTCTCCTCGCGAGACGATGAGGTGGACCGCATCCTGGGTCTGGAACTGGGTGGCGACGACTACCTCACCAAGCCGTTCAGCCCGCGCGAGCTGGTCGCACGCGTCAAGGCCGTGCTGCGGCGCGCCCGTGCTCCCGCGAGCCCCGTCGCCCCCGCATCCGCGTCCCAGGTGTTGCGGCGTGGACCCCTGCGGTTGGATCTCGACCTGTGGCGCGCCTACTGGAACGAGCGCGAGGTGGTGCTCACGGTCACCGAGTTCCACCTGCTCGCCGCGCTCCTCCGCGCCCCCGGCAAGGCCTTCACCCGGGACGAGCTGATGACGCGCGTCTACGAGGACGTCGTGGTGAGTGATCGCACCATCGACAGCCACGTGCGTCACATCCGGCAGAAGTTCGCCGCCGCTGGAGGCGAAGTCATCCAGACGGTCCATGGTCTTGGCTACCGGCTCGCCATCCCCTGA
- a CDS encoding sensor histidine kinase, protein MVLATGSPSPERKRARPRLWMVFAAVGLGAPMLALLGLSLVRVYDDQLIRQTETELIAQGVVVTEVYRELLREQVGTEPYGVGRLAPWPFPGPSGSHLRPILPSLRASSKVLPAVEEPPLSAIPAEPRALHAGERLSPLLIQVARSTLAGIRVVDTQGVVVASSSSGLGTSLVAREEVQRALRGEHGGVLRRRLADPEDAPLASLSRDTGVRVTVVLPILEGERVWGAVVLSRTPMTFAKAVYADRWNLTATALVLVAVVALMSLAAATLVVRPVRALVRQTRAIATSAPEGFVPVSRPVVEELAELSESLAGMATALRDRNQYIRSFAANVSHEFKTPLASIQGAVELLRDSADAMSPAQRERFLSNIDADARRLTRLVQRLLELARADSLVARPASTGLAPLLASLAERARAQGLSVEVGTVPSGLRLGLPAEVLEDIVWQLITNASQHGGEGVCVWLEADAVGEGRARVLVRDDGKGISESNRARVFDAFFTTARERGGTGLGLTIAQSMLRAFGASLELLPPQGKGAAFAVVAAGGTGGYPGASAQGEMGRSSIPHPSPPP, encoded by the coding sequence ATGGTCTTGGCTACCGGCTCGCCATCCCCTGAACGCAAGCGCGCCCGCCCGCGCCTGTGGATGGTCTTCGCGGCGGTGGGCCTCGGCGCCCCCATGCTCGCGCTGCTCGGCCTGTCGCTCGTCCGCGTCTACGACGATCAGCTCATCCGCCAGACGGAGACCGAGCTCATCGCCCAGGGCGTCGTGGTGACCGAGGTGTACCGCGAGCTGCTGCGCGAACAGGTGGGGACCGAGCCCTACGGCGTGGGCCGCCTCGCTCCCTGGCCCTTCCCGGGCCCCAGTGGTTCGCACCTGCGGCCCATCCTCCCGTCGCTCCGGGCCTCGTCCAAGGTGCTCCCCGCCGTGGAGGAGCCTCCGCTCTCCGCCATCCCCGCCGAGCCCCGCGCGCTTCACGCGGGCGAGCGGCTCTCACCGCTGCTCATCCAGGTGGCGCGCTCCACCCTGGCCGGCATCCGCGTGGTGGACACCCAGGGCGTGGTGGTGGCCAGCAGCTCCTCGGGTCTGGGGACCTCGCTGGTGGCCCGCGAGGAGGTGCAGCGCGCCCTGCGCGGAGAGCACGGCGGCGTGCTGCGCCGGCGCCTCGCGGACCCCGAGGACGCTCCGCTCGCGTCCCTCAGCCGTGACACCGGCGTCCGGGTGACCGTGGTGCTGCCCATCCTCGAGGGAGAGCGTGTCTGGGGCGCGGTGGTCCTCTCCCGCACGCCCATGACGTTCGCCAAGGCGGTCTACGCCGACCGCTGGAACCTCACCGCCACCGCGCTGGTGCTGGTGGCCGTGGTGGCGCTGATGTCGCTGGCCGCGGCCACGTTGGTGGTACGACCGGTGAGGGCCCTCGTCCGGCAGACGCGGGCCATCGCCACCAGCGCCCCCGAGGGCTTCGTCCCCGTGTCGCGCCCGGTGGTGGAGGAGCTCGCCGAGCTCTCCGAGTCCCTGGCCGGCATGGCCACCGCGCTGAGGGACCGCAATCAGTACATCCGTTCGTTCGCGGCCAACGTGTCGCACGAGTTCAAGACGCCGCTCGCCTCCATCCAGGGCGCGGTGGAGCTGCTGCGCGACAGCGCCGATGCCATGTCTCCCGCGCAGCGCGAGCGCTTCCTCTCCAACATCGACGCGGACGCCCGGCGCCTCACGCGGCTGGTGCAGCGGTTGCTGGAGCTGGCCCGCGCGGACTCGCTGGTGGCCCGTCCCGCGAGCACCGGGTTGGCTCCGTTGCTGGCCTCGCTCGCGGAGCGCGCCCGGGCCCAGGGTCTCTCCGTGGAGGTGGGCACCGTCCCCTCGGGGCTCCGGCTGGGCCTGCCCGCCGAGGTGCTGGAGGACATCGTCTGGCAGCTCATCACCAACGCCTCGCAGCATGGCGGAGAAGGTGTGTGTGTGTGGCTGGAGGCGGATGCGGTGGGCGAGGGGAGGGCGCGGGTTCTGGTGCGGGACGATGGGAAGGGCATCTCCGAGTCCAACCGGGCGCGCGTCTTCGATGCCTTCTTCACCACGGCGAGGGAGCGGGGAGGAACGGGGCTCGGCCTGACCATCGCCCAGTCGATGCTGCGCGCCTTCGGGGCGAGCCTGGAGTTGTTGCCACCACAAGGGAAGGGGGCCGCCTTCGCCGTGGTGGCGGCCGGCGGCACGGGGGGCTACCCAGGAGCATCGGCACAGGGTGAAATGGGACGGTCGTCCATCCCTCACCCCTCGCCGCCACCATGA